From the Clupea harengus chromosome 15, Ch_v2.0.2, whole genome shotgun sequence genome, one window contains:
- the lamp5 gene encoding lysosome-associated membrane glycoprotein 5, with translation MELRSFRTMDSVRVVLCLLGTLTRLVVMAEQESENLSGLSTNPDKDIFAVRENGTTCLMAEFAGRFVIPYDVLALNGIDLITEQASVPLPRGAGVEGMCGPNEAELHIYWANNAFIFRIFFVKETRLANDPKEKESEIWKVNKVQLVYDTSESTHFINAYNPGKHTANSHKLSAFVTPADRSFVCAAQQTLTLLSTDHQKGVTIILSDIQIQPFDIKSDFMFSEATKCITDQREQLEETLPLVLGLVLALIIVITLTIYHFHLKLTAQEPVLPRDRSLYKNM, from the exons ATGGAGCTACGCAGcttcaggaccatggacagcgTTAGAGTTGTCCTCTGCCTGCTCG GCACTCTGACACGACTCGTGGTTATGGCCGAGCAGGAAAGTGAGAATCTGTCAGGACTGTCCACCAACCCGGACAAAGACATCTTTGCTGTCCGAGAGAACGGCACGACTTGTCTAATGGCTGAATTTGCGGGCAGATTCGTGATACCGTACGACGTGCTCGCACTGAATGGCATAGAC CTAATTACAGAACAGGCCAGCGTTCCGCTTCCCCGGGGGGCAGGGGTGGAGGGGATGTGTGGACCCAACGAAGCGGAGCTGCACATCTACTGGGCAAACAACGCCTTCATCTTCCGCATCTTCTTTGTAAAG GAGACGAGACTTGCAAACGATCCgaaagaaaaggagagcgaGATATGGAAGGTTAACAAGGTGCAGTTGGTCTACGATACCTCTGAGAGCACGCATTTTATCAATGCGTACAACC CCGGGAAGCACACGGCCAACTCGCACAAATTGTCTGCCTTCGTGACCCCGGCGGATCGCTCGTTCGTGTGCGCGGCCCAGCAGACCCTTACGCTCCTCTCTACCGACCACCAAAAGGGCGTCACCATCATCCTGTCCGACATTCAGATCCAGCCCTTTGACATCAAGAGCGACTTCATGTTTAGTGAAG CCACTAAGTGCATCACAGACCAGCGTGAGCAGCTGGAGGAGACTCTGCCCCTGGTGTTGGGCCTGGTGTTGGCcctcatcatcgtcatcaccCTCACCATCTACCACTTCCACCTCAAGCTGACCGCACAGGAGCCTGTGCTGCCCCGCGACCGCTCCCTCTACAAGAACATGTGA